In Oceanispirochaeta sp. M1, the DNA window TTTATGAAAGAGTGAAACACTGGGGGGCTCATCACAGTACAGGGCTATTATGGCACTGCCACAGGGCTCTCCCGTCCCTAATTCCCGTTTAGAGCAGTAAGTCCTTTTATATAGGGTCCCTTCCACGGGAAGTTCTTTCAGGCTGTAATGTTTAATTATGTCTTTCACTTTCTGCAGCATTGATGACTCCTGTTGATATTACAATCACTCAGCTAAGCTTTCCACCATCTCTTTTGTCAAAGTTGTGATTTGGACCAGGTATAGAGTTACTCCTATTGCAATGAAAATCAGGAGTATTCGTATCCATAACAAAGTAATGAAAAAGAGAATAGTGCTTATCATAACTACCCATAATACAGAGATAGAGGTGATTTTAGCTCTTCGAGAGACTGCTTTATATTTAATATATGATCTTACATAGAGTCCAAGAACCCTATGGTTGATCAGCCATGTGTACATCTTCTCTGAGCTTTTCATATAACAGGCTGCAGATAATAGTAAAAATGGAGTAGTTGGTAAAACAGGAAGAACAATTCCTATGATTCCGAGAGATAGAAAAATATGACCGGCAATAAATAAAATTATTTTCTTCATAATATGAACTTATAATGATGCATAAATACAATTCATTACAATATAAAATTGATGCGGTATAATATGTTCTTAGAATAAATACATCAGGAACCCGAGGAACTGACAGACCATGACTGAACATATGATGCAATTTCATCCACTCATACAGGAGTGGTTTTTATCAAAATATAAAAGTCCTACAGATATTCAGGAACGGGGATGGAAAGAAATTTCTTCGGGATCTCATTCACTGATGACAGCGCCCACAGGAAGCGGTAAGACACTTGCCGCCTTTCTATGGTCCATAAACCAGCTGATAACAGGGGAATGGCCCGGGGGTATGGTTCGGGTCCTGTATATATCCCCCCTGAAAGCTCTCAATAATGATGTGAGACAGAATTTGACTGAGCCCCTTGCTGAGTTAAAGGCCAGGTTCAAAGAAAATGAAGTTCCCTTTCCTGAAATCAATATCAGCATAAGAAGCGGTGATACCAGCTCCTCTGACAGACAGAAAATGGTGCGGCGCCCTCCGGAAATACTCATTACAACTCCTGAGAGTCTCAACATACTTTTGACATCGGGTGCTGCAGAAAAAATTTTATCAGGCCTCTCTGTTGTTATCCTTGATGAAATACATGCGGTAGCTGCCAATAAACGGGGTGTTCATCTTCTTTCAGCCATTGAGAGATTAACTCTGATAAACGGTGAGTTTCAAAGAATCGGACTCTCGGCTACTGTAAGGCCCATGTCTCTTGTTGCATCTCTGCTGGGTGGATTCTATCCCAGGGAATATGCGGAAGAAACATTGCGTCCAAGACAGATAAAGCTGATCCACTCGGATATAAAAAAACAATATGAAATCAATGTCAGCTTCCCCGAAAATCCTGAAGGAGAACAATCTCATTGGCCTGGTGTAATTGAAAATATTGTTAAGAAGATAGAGGCAAACAGATCAACTCTGATCTTCAGTAACAGCAGAAGACAGACTGAAAAAGTTACCCGAATGATCAATGAGCATGTGGGAGAAACCATCGCTTTTGCCCACCATGGTTCCCTGTCCAGGGAAATCCGGTATTTTGTAGAACAGAAGATGAAAAATGGAGAACTCAAGGCTATTGTTGCCACAAGTTCTCTCGAGATGGGAATAGACATCGGGAATATCGAAGAAGTAATTCTCATATCCGCTCCCTTTTCGGTCTCCTCAACTGTTCAGAGAATCGGTCGGGGAGGACATAATGTCGGTGATGTAAGCCGCGCCACTGTCTTCCCCATGTTCGGGAATGATATCATCCGGTCTGCAGTTACCGCAAAAGCCGTCAAAGATGGTGAAATTGAGGAACTGGATGTTCCGGTCAATCCTCTGGATGTACTGGCTCAGGTCCTCCTGTCCATGTGCTGTACCAGGGAATGGAACCTTGATGAGCTATACCTTTTCATCACATCAGTTTATATGTGGCATACCCTGCCCAGAAAACACTTTGATCTGGTAATGGAGATGCTCAACGGACGATACAGTGATACCCGGATCGGAGAACTCAAACCCAGGCTGAATATAGATAAGATTGAGAATACAGCCAAAGCAAGAGACGGCGCCGAACGTGTGATCTACATGTCCGGAGGAACCATTCCCGACAGGGGATATTATGAACTGAGAATCCACGGGGATGGTGCTAAAATTGGAGAACTGGATGAAGAGTTTGTCTGGGAAAGATCTCATGGTGACTTCTTCACACTGGGAGCCCAGACCTGGCGAATTGATAATATAAATGACCGCTCTGTAGAGGTAAGTCCTTCTGATTCACAGGGAGCCATGAGCCCCTTCTGGAAGGCAGACCCTAATGGACGGGACTTTTTCTTTTCCACGAAAATCCTCGACCTTCTTCAATTCTTCGAAACTGAACTCAGTAAGCCCGGGATAGCTGGAGAATCCTCGATCCAAAGGGTTCTCAAATCCAGCTATTCTATGGAAGATGATGCAATCGAAGCCCTCCTCTCCTTTATGAAAAGACAGAGAGATCATGTGGACGGAGCACTGCCCCATCGGACTCATCTTCTTATAGAGCACTTCAATGATCCCTTAAATAGAACTGACTGTCATCAAATTATCCTCCACACAGTGTGGGGCGGGAAATTGAACTTTCCCTACAGTGAAGCCCTTTCTCAGGCCTGGGAGAATAAACATGGTTATCCGCTGCAGGTATACTGTGATGATGATGCGGTTATCCTTGATCTGCCCCATCAATTTGATATCAATGATGTTCTATCTCTGGTAGACGGTGATAATCTGGAAAAACTGCTCAGACAGAGACTGGAATCCACCATGTTTTTCGGAGCCCGCTTCAGACATAACTGTTCAAGGGCTCTTCTGCTTCCAAGAAAATCTTTCAAACAGAGAACTCCTTTATGGCTTACAAGGCTGAGGTCAAAGAAGCTTCTGCAGGCCGTAAGCCGATATGAAGATTTCCCTATCCTCACAGAGACATGGCGCTCCTGTCTCTATGATGATTTTGATATGCGTTCCCTTACCCAGATGCTGGATGAGTTGAGAGAGGGGCA includes these proteins:
- a CDS encoding YbaN family protein — encoded protein: MKKIILFIAGHIFLSLGIIGIVLPVLPTTPFLLLSAACYMKSSEKMYTWLINHRVLGLYVRSYIKYKAVSRRAKITSISVLWVVMISTILFFITLLWIRILLIFIAIGVTLYLVQITTLTKEMVESLAE
- a CDS encoding DEAD/DEAH box helicase, producing the protein MTEHMMQFHPLIQEWFLSKYKSPTDIQERGWKEISSGSHSLMTAPTGSGKTLAAFLWSINQLITGEWPGGMVRVLYISPLKALNNDVRQNLTEPLAELKARFKENEVPFPEINISIRSGDTSSSDRQKMVRRPPEILITTPESLNILLTSGAAEKILSGLSVVILDEIHAVAANKRGVHLLSAIERLTLINGEFQRIGLSATVRPMSLVASLLGGFYPREYAEETLRPRQIKLIHSDIKKQYEINVSFPENPEGEQSHWPGVIENIVKKIEANRSTLIFSNSRRQTEKVTRMINEHVGETIAFAHHGSLSREIRYFVEQKMKNGELKAIVATSSLEMGIDIGNIEEVILISAPFSVSSTVQRIGRGGHNVGDVSRATVFPMFGNDIIRSAVTAKAVKDGEIEELDVPVNPLDVLAQVLLSMCCTREWNLDELYLFITSVYMWHTLPRKHFDLVMEMLNGRYSDTRIGELKPRLNIDKIENTAKARDGAERVIYMSGGTIPDRGYYELRIHGDGAKIGELDEEFVWERSHGDFFTLGAQTWRIDNINDRSVEVSPSDSQGAMSPFWKADPNGRDFFFSTKILDLLQFFETELSKPGIAGESSIQRVLKSSYSMEDDAIEALLSFMKRQRDHVDGALPHRTHLLIEHFNDPLNRTDCHQIILHTVWGGKLNFPYSEALSQAWENKHGYPLQVYCDDDAVILDLPHQFDINDVLSLVDGDNLEKLLRQRLESTMFFGARFRHNCSRALLLPRKSFKQRTPLWLTRLRSKKLLQAVSRYEDFPILTETWRSCLYDDFDMRSLTQMLDELREGQIKVTEVTTKTPSPFASGIIYDHTNQRMYEDDTPLGGQSNLREDLIKGIVHESGLRPMLSEELVVEFNQKLQRTYPDYCPPTADDLFDWVEERIFIPLTQWDEMKSVLTRDLPDKSETMITETEKKLVFWETSLSSEVLVISSNYKKKYKEAGFTSEIDFILPRWISFSGPEYMETLCSIYPAQEKDILGFLETMRESEELIIDVLTENAETDQFCTAENLEILFRLKRRKGRSKFKALPIKKLQLFLAQHQSLTRAGSGKEQLQEVFEKLVAFGGKASLWESDYFPSRVQPYYKSWLDTLFQESSLLWYGCGKEKIAFCFEEEQSLFIKKESSDAELDQLLPDKRGSFTFWDIKEHSQKGSTDLVSFLWEQCWNGRLSNDHYGTVRTGILNKFKAESFKDIERKSGGRRISRGGFNRWSNSRPVEGRWFLTESIYDEEDLIERDERLRDVIRQLFIRYGVLFRQLLERETEQLNWNAVFRTLRLMELSGECVSGYFFEDIRGIQFASWEALRELSEPMDEENMYWMNCTDPASLSGIKVDALKGNYPGRLQGSHMVFRGENPILFSKRNGKDLDFFTDEKAVDSLEALSFFKVLLSREFNPLKSIKVETVNGVAISESPYKEVLKQAGFRDNYSVFILSGIIKGNR